One Cicer arietinum cultivar CDC Frontier isolate Library 1 chromosome 8, Cicar.CDCFrontier_v2.0, whole genome shotgun sequence DNA segment encodes these proteins:
- the LOC101496835 gene encoding uncharacterized protein isoform X2, with protein sequence MPVAGKKKTRTMFEGLVKDGSFKWLLGKKSYFDEEFEEMENSPSAGKNFIRELSPVANLVVRRCAKILKTSSSDLQESFNQEASDSLKNPSRYARNLLEYCCFKALSLKAQMSGHLFDKTFRRLTYDMMLAWEVPAATSQPLLNVDEDVSVCLEAFCRIAPAVPIIANVIICENLFEALSSSTGGRLQFSIYDKYLSGLEKAIKKMKSSSDSSLLSAMRLAREEKILEIDGTVTTQPVLEHVGVSTWPGRLILTDHALYFEELRVVSYDKPKRYDLSDDLNQVVKPELTGPWGTRLFDKAVFYSSTSLSEPAVLEFPELKGHARRDYWLAIIREILCVHKFIRKYGIEGVALDEALWKAVLGILRLQSLEDISSVGPIQNNYLLMFNLCDQLPGGDLILETLVNMSNSRESDHGNNSRPGNGMYSISVLDMVSDLGFGFGTSSNSSNESRIAVGEITVGEMTSLEKVVKESKNNYKKVVSAQATVDGVKVDGIDTNLAVMKELLFPLDELRKSLQSLVYWDDPWKSFGFCLFFGYIIWRGWLGYAVALVHVFIAAFMIITRCFSQGRPVTEVKVVVPPPMNTMEQLLAVQNAVSQAEQLIQDGNIILLKFRGLLLSIFPQATEKMALGLVSAGLILAFLPCKYIVLLVFLEIFTMYSPPRKSSTERWERRFREWWFSIPAAPVKLERDNKEDKKRK encoded by the exons ATGCCTGTagctggaaaaaaaaaaaccagaacTATGTTTGAAGGTCTAGTAAAAGATGGATCGTTTAAATGGTTGCTTGGCAAGAAGAGTTATTTTGATGAAGAATTTgaggagatggaaaattcacCTTCTGCTGGGAAGAATTTTATACGCGAGCTTTCTCCAGTTGCAAATCTAGTTGTTCGTAGATGTGCAAA AATCCTTAAGACCTCCTCAAGTGATCTTCAGGAGAGCTTCAATCAAGAGGCGTCTGATTCCCTAAAGAATCCATCACGATACGCAAGGAACTTATTGGAATATTGTTGTTTCAAAGCACTTTCCTTGAAAGCGCAAATGTCTGGTCATCTATTTGATAAAACATTCCGGCGCTTGACTTACGACATGATGTTAGCTTGGGAGGTCCCGGCTGCCACTAGCCAACCTCTGCTTAAT GTCGATGAAGATGTATCTGTCTGTTTAGAAGCTTTCTGTCGAATAGCTCCTGCAGTTCCCATCATTGCCAATGTCATCATTTGTGAAAATCTTTTCGAAGCGCTGAGTTCGTCAACCGGTGGTCGCCTTCAGTTCTCCATCTATGACAAATACCTCAGCGGGCTAGAAAA agcaataaaaaaaatgaagagcaGTTCAGACTCGTCTCTCCTTTCTGCTATGCGACTCGCTCGAGAGGAGAAGATTCTTGAGATTGATGGAACAGTCACCACACAACCAGTCCTTGAGCATGTAGGAGTATCCACCTGGCCTG GAAGGTTAATCCTAACAGACCATGCACTTTATTTTGAAGAACTTCGCGTTGTATCTTACGACAAACCAAAAAGATATGATTTATCAGATGATCTAAACCAAGTTGTTAAACCTGAGTTGACTGGACCTTGGGGGACTCGGCTTTTTGACAAAGCCGTATTCTATAGTTCAACATCCTT ATCAGAACCTGCTGTACTAGAATTTCCAGAGCTTAAAGGTCACGCTCGTCGTGATTATTGGCTAGCTATCATCAGAGAGATTCTTTGTGTTCACAAATTCATAAGAAAGTATGGAATTGAAGGGGTTGCACTGGACGAAGCGCTTTGGAAGGCTGTTTTAGGAATTTTGCGATTGCAATCCCTTGAAGATATTAGTTCTGTAGGCCCTATACAGAATAATTATCTTCTCATGTTTAATTTATGCGATCAGCTTCCAGGTGGAGACTTGATATTAGAAACCCTTGTAAATATGTCGAACTCGAGGGAATCAGATCACGGGAACAATTCCAGGCCTGGAAACGGAATGTATTCTATCTCGGTCTTGGACATGGTTTCTGACTTGGGATTTGGATTTGGAACAAGTTCAAACAGCTCAAATGAGAGCAGGATTGCTGTTGGTGAAATAACGGTTGGAGAAATGACTTCATTGGAAAAAGTTGTTAAAGAATCTAAGAACAATTATAAAAAAGTCGTATCTGCACAGGCAACAGTTGATGGTGTTAAAGTCGATGGCATTGACACTAATTTGGCTGTCATGAAG GAGTTACTTTTTCCTCTAGATGAACTTAGGAAGTCTCTTCAATCTTTGGTGTATTGGGATGATCCATGGAAGTCTTTTGGGTTTTGTTTGTTCTTCGGTTACATCATCTGGAG GGGTTGGCTTGGCTATGCAGTGGCACTGGTGCATGTGTTCATTGCAGCTTTTATGATAATTACAAGATGTTTTAGTCAAGGTAGGCCTGTAACTGAAGTTAAAGTTGTAGTTCCTCCACCAATGAATACAATGGAACAGCTTTTGGCTGTTCAGAACGCCGTTTCTCAAGCTGAACAGCTCATACAAGATGGTAACATAATTCTTCTCAAGTTCCGTGGCTTGTTACTCTCCATTTTTCCTCAG GCCACAGAGAAGATGGCATTAGGTCTTGTATCAGCAGGGTTGATTTTGGCTTTCTTACCTTGTAAATACATAGTTCTTCTAGTGTTCTTGGAGATATTTACAATGTATTCACCTCCAAGGAAATCTAGCACAGAGAGATGGGAGAGGAGATTCAGGGAATGGTGGTTCAGCATACCAGCTGCTCCTGTTAAACTTGAAAGAGATAATAAAGAGGACAAGAAAAGAAAGTGA
- the LOC101496835 gene encoding uncharacterized protein isoform X1 — MPVAGKKKTRTMFEGLVKDGSFKWLLGKKSYFDEEFEEMENSPSAGKNFIRELSPVANLVVRRCAKILKTSSSDLQESFNQEASDSLKNPSRYARNLLEYCCFKALSLKAQMSGHLFDKTFRRLTYDMMLAWEVPAATSQPLLNKVDEDVSVCLEAFCRIAPAVPIIANVIICENLFEALSSSTGGRLQFSIYDKYLSGLEKAIKKMKSSSDSSLLSAMRLAREEKILEIDGTVTTQPVLEHVGVSTWPGRLILTDHALYFEELRVVSYDKPKRYDLSDDLNQVVKPELTGPWGTRLFDKAVFYSSTSLSEPAVLEFPELKGHARRDYWLAIIREILCVHKFIRKYGIEGVALDEALWKAVLGILRLQSLEDISSVGPIQNNYLLMFNLCDQLPGGDLILETLVNMSNSRESDHGNNSRPGNGMYSISVLDMVSDLGFGFGTSSNSSNESRIAVGEITVGEMTSLEKVVKESKNNYKKVVSAQATVDGVKVDGIDTNLAVMKELLFPLDELRKSLQSLVYWDDPWKSFGFCLFFGYIIWRGWLGYAVALVHVFIAAFMIITRCFSQGRPVTEVKVVVPPPMNTMEQLLAVQNAVSQAEQLIQDGNIILLKFRGLLLSIFPQATEKMALGLVSAGLILAFLPCKYIVLLVFLEIFTMYSPPRKSSTERWERRFREWWFSIPAAPVKLERDNKEDKKRK; from the exons ATGCCTGTagctggaaaaaaaaaaaccagaacTATGTTTGAAGGTCTAGTAAAAGATGGATCGTTTAAATGGTTGCTTGGCAAGAAGAGTTATTTTGATGAAGAATTTgaggagatggaaaattcacCTTCTGCTGGGAAGAATTTTATACGCGAGCTTTCTCCAGTTGCAAATCTAGTTGTTCGTAGATGTGCAAA AATCCTTAAGACCTCCTCAAGTGATCTTCAGGAGAGCTTCAATCAAGAGGCGTCTGATTCCCTAAAGAATCCATCACGATACGCAAGGAACTTATTGGAATATTGTTGTTTCAAAGCACTTTCCTTGAAAGCGCAAATGTCTGGTCATCTATTTGATAAAACATTCCGGCGCTTGACTTACGACATGATGTTAGCTTGGGAGGTCCCGGCTGCCACTAGCCAACCTCTGCTTAAT AAGGTCGATGAAGATGTATCTGTCTGTTTAGAAGCTTTCTGTCGAATAGCTCCTGCAGTTCCCATCATTGCCAATGTCATCATTTGTGAAAATCTTTTCGAAGCGCTGAGTTCGTCAACCGGTGGTCGCCTTCAGTTCTCCATCTATGACAAATACCTCAGCGGGCTAGAAAA agcaataaaaaaaatgaagagcaGTTCAGACTCGTCTCTCCTTTCTGCTATGCGACTCGCTCGAGAGGAGAAGATTCTTGAGATTGATGGAACAGTCACCACACAACCAGTCCTTGAGCATGTAGGAGTATCCACCTGGCCTG GAAGGTTAATCCTAACAGACCATGCACTTTATTTTGAAGAACTTCGCGTTGTATCTTACGACAAACCAAAAAGATATGATTTATCAGATGATCTAAACCAAGTTGTTAAACCTGAGTTGACTGGACCTTGGGGGACTCGGCTTTTTGACAAAGCCGTATTCTATAGTTCAACATCCTT ATCAGAACCTGCTGTACTAGAATTTCCAGAGCTTAAAGGTCACGCTCGTCGTGATTATTGGCTAGCTATCATCAGAGAGATTCTTTGTGTTCACAAATTCATAAGAAAGTATGGAATTGAAGGGGTTGCACTGGACGAAGCGCTTTGGAAGGCTGTTTTAGGAATTTTGCGATTGCAATCCCTTGAAGATATTAGTTCTGTAGGCCCTATACAGAATAATTATCTTCTCATGTTTAATTTATGCGATCAGCTTCCAGGTGGAGACTTGATATTAGAAACCCTTGTAAATATGTCGAACTCGAGGGAATCAGATCACGGGAACAATTCCAGGCCTGGAAACGGAATGTATTCTATCTCGGTCTTGGACATGGTTTCTGACTTGGGATTTGGATTTGGAACAAGTTCAAACAGCTCAAATGAGAGCAGGATTGCTGTTGGTGAAATAACGGTTGGAGAAATGACTTCATTGGAAAAAGTTGTTAAAGAATCTAAGAACAATTATAAAAAAGTCGTATCTGCACAGGCAACAGTTGATGGTGTTAAAGTCGATGGCATTGACACTAATTTGGCTGTCATGAAG GAGTTACTTTTTCCTCTAGATGAACTTAGGAAGTCTCTTCAATCTTTGGTGTATTGGGATGATCCATGGAAGTCTTTTGGGTTTTGTTTGTTCTTCGGTTACATCATCTGGAG GGGTTGGCTTGGCTATGCAGTGGCACTGGTGCATGTGTTCATTGCAGCTTTTATGATAATTACAAGATGTTTTAGTCAAGGTAGGCCTGTAACTGAAGTTAAAGTTGTAGTTCCTCCACCAATGAATACAATGGAACAGCTTTTGGCTGTTCAGAACGCCGTTTCTCAAGCTGAACAGCTCATACAAGATGGTAACATAATTCTTCTCAAGTTCCGTGGCTTGTTACTCTCCATTTTTCCTCAG GCCACAGAGAAGATGGCATTAGGTCTTGTATCAGCAGGGTTGATTTTGGCTTTCTTACCTTGTAAATACATAGTTCTTCTAGTGTTCTTGGAGATATTTACAATGTATTCACCTCCAAGGAAATCTAGCACAGAGAGATGGGAGAGGAGATTCAGGGAATGGTGGTTCAGCATACCAGCTGCTCCTGTTAAACTTGAAAGAGATAATAAAGAGGACAAGAAAAGAAAGTGA
- the LOC101496835 gene encoding uncharacterized protein isoform X3, protein MSVRIRKVDEDVSVCLEAFCRIAPAVPIIANVIICENLFEALSSSTGGRLQFSIYDKYLSGLEKAIKKMKSSSDSSLLSAMRLAREEKILEIDGTVTTQPVLEHVGVSTWPGRLILTDHALYFEELRVVSYDKPKRYDLSDDLNQVVKPELTGPWGTRLFDKAVFYSSTSLSEPAVLEFPELKGHARRDYWLAIIREILCVHKFIRKYGIEGVALDEALWKAVLGILRLQSLEDISSVGPIQNNYLLMFNLCDQLPGGDLILETLVNMSNSRESDHGNNSRPGNGMYSISVLDMVSDLGFGFGTSSNSSNESRIAVGEITVGEMTSLEKVVKESKNNYKKVVSAQATVDGVKVDGIDTNLAVMKELLFPLDELRKSLQSLVYWDDPWKSFGFCLFFGYIIWRGWLGYAVALVHVFIAAFMIITRCFSQGRPVTEVKVVVPPPMNTMEQLLAVQNAVSQAEQLIQDGNIILLKFRGLLLSIFPQATEKMALGLVSAGLILAFLPCKYIVLLVFLEIFTMYSPPRKSSTERWERRFREWWFSIPAAPVKLERDNKEDKKRK, encoded by the exons ATGTCTGTCAGAATACGA AAGGTCGATGAAGATGTATCTGTCTGTTTAGAAGCTTTCTGTCGAATAGCTCCTGCAGTTCCCATCATTGCCAATGTCATCATTTGTGAAAATCTTTTCGAAGCGCTGAGTTCGTCAACCGGTGGTCGCCTTCAGTTCTCCATCTATGACAAATACCTCAGCGGGCTAGAAAA agcaataaaaaaaatgaagagcaGTTCAGACTCGTCTCTCCTTTCTGCTATGCGACTCGCTCGAGAGGAGAAGATTCTTGAGATTGATGGAACAGTCACCACACAACCAGTCCTTGAGCATGTAGGAGTATCCACCTGGCCTG GAAGGTTAATCCTAACAGACCATGCACTTTATTTTGAAGAACTTCGCGTTGTATCTTACGACAAACCAAAAAGATATGATTTATCAGATGATCTAAACCAAGTTGTTAAACCTGAGTTGACTGGACCTTGGGGGACTCGGCTTTTTGACAAAGCCGTATTCTATAGTTCAACATCCTT ATCAGAACCTGCTGTACTAGAATTTCCAGAGCTTAAAGGTCACGCTCGTCGTGATTATTGGCTAGCTATCATCAGAGAGATTCTTTGTGTTCACAAATTCATAAGAAAGTATGGAATTGAAGGGGTTGCACTGGACGAAGCGCTTTGGAAGGCTGTTTTAGGAATTTTGCGATTGCAATCCCTTGAAGATATTAGTTCTGTAGGCCCTATACAGAATAATTATCTTCTCATGTTTAATTTATGCGATCAGCTTCCAGGTGGAGACTTGATATTAGAAACCCTTGTAAATATGTCGAACTCGAGGGAATCAGATCACGGGAACAATTCCAGGCCTGGAAACGGAATGTATTCTATCTCGGTCTTGGACATGGTTTCTGACTTGGGATTTGGATTTGGAACAAGTTCAAACAGCTCAAATGAGAGCAGGATTGCTGTTGGTGAAATAACGGTTGGAGAAATGACTTCATTGGAAAAAGTTGTTAAAGAATCTAAGAACAATTATAAAAAAGTCGTATCTGCACAGGCAACAGTTGATGGTGTTAAAGTCGATGGCATTGACACTAATTTGGCTGTCATGAAG GAGTTACTTTTTCCTCTAGATGAACTTAGGAAGTCTCTTCAATCTTTGGTGTATTGGGATGATCCATGGAAGTCTTTTGGGTTTTGTTTGTTCTTCGGTTACATCATCTGGAG GGGTTGGCTTGGCTATGCAGTGGCACTGGTGCATGTGTTCATTGCAGCTTTTATGATAATTACAAGATGTTTTAGTCAAGGTAGGCCTGTAACTGAAGTTAAAGTTGTAGTTCCTCCACCAATGAATACAATGGAACAGCTTTTGGCTGTTCAGAACGCCGTTTCTCAAGCTGAACAGCTCATACAAGATGGTAACATAATTCTTCTCAAGTTCCGTGGCTTGTTACTCTCCATTTTTCCTCAG GCCACAGAGAAGATGGCATTAGGTCTTGTATCAGCAGGGTTGATTTTGGCTTTCTTACCTTGTAAATACATAGTTCTTCTAGTGTTCTTGGAGATATTTACAATGTATTCACCTCCAAGGAAATCTAGCACAGAGAGATGGGAGAGGAGATTCAGGGAATGGTGGTTCAGCATACCAGCTGCTCCTGTTAAACTTGAAAGAGATAATAAAGAGGACAAGAAAAGAAAGTGA